A genomic segment from Capra hircus breed San Clemente chromosome 7, ASM170441v1, whole genome shotgun sequence encodes:
- the LOC102171149 gene encoding cytochrome b-c1 complex subunit 8 — protein MGRQFGHLTRVRHVITYSLSPFEQRAFPHYFSKGIPNVLRRTRACILRVAPPFVVFYLVYTWGTQEFEKSKRKNPAAYENDK, from the exons ATGGGCCGCCAGTTTGGGCATCTGACACGGGTGCGGCATGTGATCACCTACAGCTTGTCGCCCTTCGAGCAGCGCGCCTTCCCGCACTACTTCAGCAAGGGCATCCCCAATGTGCTGCGCCGAACTCGGGCGTGCATCCTTCGCGTCGCGCCGC cgTTCGTAGTGTTTTATCTTGTCTACACATGGGGAACACAGGAGTTTGAGAAATCGAAGAGGAAGAATCCAGCTGCCTATGAAAATGACAAATAA